A genomic region of Streptosporangium lutulentum contains the following coding sequences:
- a CDS encoding siderophore-interacting protein: MTAGSEQTMERTAEAPAYRPFHVEVLRTRRLSPSFVRVTFGGEELSAFADEGFDQRIKVVFPLSCGGFTPVGDGDDWYRRWRALPAELQNPIRTYTVRAVRPELRELDVDFVLHGETGPASRWAIHAAPGHRVVVIGPNAAHLGPTGGQEWAPPAGASHLLLAGDETAVPAITTIAEALSGGVRATVLLEVPRSADVLPLDVRPGVEITWLSRGGARHGDLLIPAVRDVLAGLEAPGTTTGTDLEDVDIEADTLWDVPEVSGGDGLYAWLAGEAGVVKTLRRHLVQEAGIDRSSVAFMGYWRLGRSELG; encoded by the coding sequence ATGACAGCCGGCAGCGAGCAGACCATGGAGCGTACGGCGGAGGCCCCCGCCTATCGGCCCTTCCACGTGGAGGTCCTGCGGACGCGACGGCTCAGCCCGAGTTTCGTGCGGGTCACCTTCGGCGGCGAGGAACTGTCCGCCTTCGCCGACGAGGGCTTCGACCAGCGGATCAAGGTGGTCTTCCCGCTGTCCTGCGGCGGCTTCACCCCCGTCGGCGACGGCGACGACTGGTACCGGCGCTGGCGCGCGCTCCCCGCGGAGCTGCAGAACCCGATCCGCACCTACACCGTGCGCGCCGTACGGCCGGAGCTGCGCGAGCTCGACGTCGACTTCGTCCTCCACGGCGAGACCGGTCCCGCCTCCCGGTGGGCGATCCACGCCGCTCCCGGCCACCGGGTCGTGGTGATCGGCCCCAACGCCGCCCACCTCGGCCCCACCGGCGGCCAGGAGTGGGCTCCGCCCGCCGGGGCGTCGCACCTGTTGCTGGCCGGCGACGAGACGGCCGTCCCCGCCATCACCACCATCGCCGAGGCGCTCTCCGGCGGCGTGCGGGCCACGGTCCTGCTCGAGGTTCCCCGCTCCGCCGACGTACTCCCCCTCGACGTCCGGCCGGGCGTGGAGATCACCTGGTTGTCCCGCGGCGGAGCCCGTCACGGCGACCTGCTCATACCCGCCGTCCGCGACGTCCTCGCCGGGCTCGAAGCACCCGGCACGACGACGGGAACGGACCTGGAGGACGTCGACATCGAGGCGGACACCCTCTGGGACGTCCCGGAGGTCTCGGGCGGCGACGGACTCTACGCCTGGCTGGCGGGCGAGGCCGGTGTGGTCAAAACGCTCCGCCGCCACCTCGTGCAGGAGGCGGGGATCGACCGTTCCTCGGTCGCCTTCATGGGCTACTGGCGGCTGGGACGTTCGGAGCTCGGCTGA
- a CDS encoding AraC family transcriptional regulator, whose translation MDAFTGLLDGPRARGAFLLRSIMNPPWSLRIQDRAPLTLVAVVRGEAWVVPDDGEPVRLRPGDVAITRGPEPYTVADDPATPPQIVIHPGQRCTTPEGEDLSQSMNLGVRTWGDPDGSAGSTVMLTGTYQMGGEISQRLLEALPTLLVLEEDAWDCPLVPLLASEIVKDEPGQEAVLDRLLDLLLIAVLRTWFALQEAEAPAWYRAHSDPVVGKALRMLLNNPAHPWTVSTLATGAGVSRAALARRFAELVGEPPMTFLTGWRLALAADLLRERDATVGAVARQVGYGSSFALSTAFKRVRGISPQEHRVGASGR comes from the coding sequence GTGGACGCATTCACCGGTCTTTTGGACGGCCCTCGGGCCAGAGGAGCGTTCCTCCTCCGTTCGATCATGAACCCGCCCTGGTCCCTCCGCATTCAGGACCGGGCGCCGCTCACCCTGGTGGCCGTCGTGCGGGGCGAGGCATGGGTGGTCCCCGACGACGGTGAGCCCGTACGGCTGCGCCCCGGGGACGTCGCGATCACGCGCGGCCCCGAGCCGTACACCGTCGCCGACGACCCGGCGACACCGCCCCAGATCGTCATCCACCCCGGGCAGCGCTGTACCACCCCGGAGGGGGAGGACCTGTCCCAGTCGATGAATCTGGGCGTCCGCACCTGGGGCGACCCGGACGGCTCGGCGGGCTCGACCGTGATGCTCACCGGCACGTACCAGATGGGCGGAGAGATCAGCCAGCGGCTGCTCGAAGCGCTGCCCACGCTGCTGGTCCTTGAGGAGGACGCCTGGGACTGCCCCCTCGTCCCGCTGCTCGCCTCCGAGATCGTCAAGGACGAGCCCGGCCAGGAGGCGGTTCTCGACCGGCTGCTGGATCTGCTGCTCATCGCCGTCCTGCGGACCTGGTTCGCCCTCCAGGAGGCCGAGGCCCCGGCCTGGTATCGGGCGCACAGCGACCCCGTGGTGGGCAAGGCCCTGCGGATGCTGCTCAACAACCCCGCCCACCCCTGGACCGTGTCCACGCTGGCCACGGGGGCCGGGGTGTCCCGTGCGGCCCTGGCCCGCCGCTTCGCCGAGCTGGTCGGTGAGCCGCCCATGACGTTCCTCACCGGCTGGCGGCTGGCCCTGGCCGCCGATCTGCTGCGCGAGCGGGACGCCACCGTCGGCGCGGTGGCCCGGCAGGTCGGCTACGGCAGCTCCTTCGCGCTCAGCACCGCCTTCAAACGGGTGCGCGGCATCAGCCCGCAGGAGCACCGCGTGGGGGCGTCCGGGAGGTGA
- a CDS encoding anthrone oxygenase family protein — MLGFFRPVVLIAATMTVGLVAGLFYAYSCSVMLGLGRAEDRTFVDAMQGINTAILNGWFFLCFIGSLVLIILAAVLHLREDGRSLLPWIVAAAVMYGATLVITAVVNVPLNNALDAAGEPGRIADLAAVRERFESTWVYWNVARTVTSTAAFGCLTWALVLYGRITTSGGA, encoded by the coding sequence ATGTTGGGGTTTTTCCGGCCCGTGGTGCTGATCGCGGCCACGATGACCGTGGGGCTCGTGGCGGGTCTCTTCTACGCCTATTCCTGCTCCGTCATGCTCGGTCTGGGCCGGGCGGAGGACCGGACCTTCGTCGACGCGATGCAGGGGATCAACACGGCGATCCTCAACGGCTGGTTCTTCCTGTGCTTCATCGGCTCGCTGGTGCTGATCATCCTGGCCGCGGTGCTCCATCTCCGCGAGGACGGGCGGTCCCTGCTGCCCTGGATCGTGGCCGCGGCCGTCATGTACGGGGCGACGCTCGTCATCACCGCCGTCGTCAACGTGCCGCTCAACAACGCGCTCGACGCCGCCGGGGAACCCGGCCGGATCGCCGATCTCGCGGCGGTGCGCGAGCGGTTCGAGTCGACGTGGGTCTACTGGAACGTCGCCCGCACGGTGACGTCCACGGCCGCGTTCGGCTGCCTCACCTGGGCCCTCGTGCTGTACGGGCGCATCACGACCTCGGGCGGAGCGTGA
- a CDS encoding NAD(P)H-binding protein translates to MTNNDHMKRTTLVLGGTGKTGRRVVERLTARGLSPRAGSRSGEPPFDWEDQATWAPVLKDVDAVYLSYQPDLAFPGAVATVRSFTALAVESGVRRLVLLSGRGEEEALACERTVRGSGAEWTILRSSWFCQNFSEDYLLEPVLGGVVAFPAGDVAEPFIDVEDIADVAVAALTEDGHAGQLYELTGPRLLTFADAAGEIAKASGREVEYVPVSFEQYAAALAEHGVPAEYATPLLDLFARVLDGRNAYLTDGVRRALGREPRDFTDYARDAAATGVWGGR, encoded by the coding sequence ATGACGAACAACGATCACATGAAGAGAACGACGCTGGTCCTCGGCGGCACGGGCAAGACCGGCCGCCGGGTGGTGGAGCGGCTCACGGCGCGGGGCCTGTCTCCGAGGGCCGGTTCCCGCTCGGGCGAGCCGCCGTTCGACTGGGAGGACCAGGCCACCTGGGCGCCCGTGCTGAAGGACGTCGACGCGGTCTACCTGTCGTACCAGCCGGACCTGGCGTTCCCCGGCGCCGTCGCCACGGTCCGTTCGTTCACCGCGCTGGCGGTCGAGAGCGGTGTGCGGCGGCTGGTGCTCCTGTCCGGCAGGGGCGAGGAGGAGGCCCTGGCCTGCGAGCGGACGGTGCGGGGCTCCGGCGCCGAGTGGACGATCCTGCGGTCGAGCTGGTTCTGCCAGAACTTCAGCGAGGACTACCTGCTGGAACCGGTGCTCGGCGGCGTGGTCGCGTTCCCCGCCGGGGACGTGGCGGAGCCGTTCATCGACGTGGAGGACATCGCGGACGTCGCGGTCGCGGCGCTGACGGAGGACGGGCACGCGGGGCAGCTCTACGAACTGACCGGCCCCCGGCTGCTGACCTTCGCGGACGCGGCCGGCGAGATCGCCAAGGCGTCCGGGCGGGAGGTCGAGTACGTGCCGGTCTCCTTCGAGCAGTACGCGGCCGCGCTGGCGGAGCACGGCGTGCCGGCCGAGTACGCGACGCCGCTGCTCGACCTGTTCGCCAGGGTCCTGGACGGCCGCAACGCCTACCTGACGGACGGCGTCCGGCGCGCCCTGGGACGGGAGCCCCGGGATTTCACCGACTACGCGCGGGACGCCGCCGCCACCGGTGTCTGGGGCGGCCGGTAG